A single genomic interval of Helianthus annuus cultivar XRQ/B chromosome 13, HanXRQr2.0-SUNRISE, whole genome shotgun sequence harbors:
- the LOC110900384 gene encoding rop guanine nucleotide exchange factor 3 isoform X1 gives MDLDQSTTVESTQSGSSSSGYCRTNSEISGFSEHLTDDFNSCSSETSSPVSWPVTGRSPFRPTLSRFGAIRHDHKLEKDDKLNDQKPTDLELEMMKERFSKLLLGEDMSGSGKGVSTAVTVSNAITNLYVSVFGQHQRLEPLYSDKKRMWKREMTCLLSVCNYIVEFVPASQNLQNKPSMEMMISRLRSDIDINLPALIKLDALLIEILDSFQETEFWYDEQGSMSRNSLSGSFRGAPQPQRKEDKWWLPLPCVPAGGLSETTKKHLRQKRDSANQIHKAAMAINSSILSDMTIPHSYISSLPKSGRTSVGDTIYRSMISTSRFSAEYLLDCLDISSEHEALELADRIEASMYTWRQKACSNYPKSSWEIVKEKMEGDKNVVLAERAEILLFSLKQRFPELAQTTLDTSKIQYNKDVGQAILESYSRVLEGLAYNIVGWIEDVLFVEKSMTNQQES, from the exons ATGGATCTTGATCAATCTACTACTGTGGAGTCAACACAGAGCGGCAGTTCTTCTTCGGGTTATTGTCGAACTAACTCAGAGATTTCAGGCTTTTCTGAGCATTTAACAGATGATTTCAACAGCTGCTCATCAGAAACAAGTTCTCCTGTATCGTGGCCGGTTACCGGAAGATCACCTTTCCGGCCAACGCTTTCGAGATTCGGAGCAATCAGACATGATCACAAGCTGGAAAAGGATGATAAGCTTAATGATCAGAAGCCTACCGATTTGG AACTAGAAATGATGAAAGAAAGATTTTCAAAGCTTCTGTTAGGCGAAGATATGTCGGGCAGTGGCAAAGGAGTCTCGACTGCTGTTACCGTCTCTAATGCTATAACAAATCTTTATG TTTCGGTGTTCGGGCAGCACCAGCGGTTAGAACCGTTGTATTcggataaaaagagaatgtggaaaAGGGAAATGACTTGCTTGTTATCTGTATGTAATTACATCGTTGAATTCGTCCCAGCATCGCAAAACTTACAAAACAAACCATCTATGGAG ATGATGATTAGCCGGCTGAGATCGGACATAGATATCAACCTTCCTGCGTTAATCAAGCTCGATGCACTTCTCATA GAAATATTGGATAGTTTTCAAGAAACAGAATTCTGGTATGATGAACAAGGAAGCATGTCGAGAAACTCGCTAAGCGGGTCATTCCGGGGAGCTCCTCAGCCTCAGAGAAAAGAAGACAAATGGTGGCTGCCGCTTCCCTGTGTGCCAGCTGGCGGCCTCTCGGAGACCACCAAGAAACATTTGAGACAAAAACGTGACTCGGCAAATCAAATACACAAAGCAGCAATGGCTATCAACAGCAGCATTCTATCCGACATGACAATCCCACATTCTTACATTTCTTCTCTTCCTAAG AGTGGAAGAACAAGTGTAGGCGATACAATATaccgttccatgatttctacaaGCAGGTTCTCCGCCGAGTACCTTCTTGATTGTCTCGACATAAGCTCAGAACACGAAGCACTTGAGTTAGCGGATCGGATTGAGGCCTCGATGTACACATGGAGACAAAAAGCATGCTCAAATTATCCGAAATCGTCATGGGAAATTGTTAAAGAGAAAATGGAGGGTGACAAGAATGTGGTACTAGCCGAAAGAGCGGAAATTTTGTTGTTTAGCTTAAAACAACGGTTCCCCGAACTTGCACAAACAACACTAGACACAAGCAAGATTCAATACAAtaag GATGTGGGACAAGCTATATTGGAAAGCTACTCAAGGGTTTTAGAAGGATTGGCATATAATATTGTTGGTTGGATTGAAGATGTATTGTTTGTAGAAAAATCCATGACAAACCAACAAGAATCTTAG
- the LOC110900384 gene encoding rop guanine nucleotide exchange factor 3 isoform X2 produces the protein MDLDQSTTVESTQSGSSSSGYCRTNSEISGFSEHLTDDFNSCSSETSSPVSWPVTGRSPFRPTLSRFGAIRHDHKLEKDDKLNDQKPTDLGEDMSGSGKGVSTAVTVSNAITNLYVSVFGQHQRLEPLYSDKKRMWKREMTCLLSVCNYIVEFVPASQNLQNKPSMEMMISRLRSDIDINLPALIKLDALLIEILDSFQETEFWYDEQGSMSRNSLSGSFRGAPQPQRKEDKWWLPLPCVPAGGLSETTKKHLRQKRDSANQIHKAAMAINSSILSDMTIPHSYISSLPKSGRTSVGDTIYRSMISTSRFSAEYLLDCLDISSEHEALELADRIEASMYTWRQKACSNYPKSSWEIVKEKMEGDKNVVLAERAEILLFSLKQRFPELAQTTLDTSKIQYNKDVGQAILESYSRVLEGLAYNIVGWIEDVLFVEKSMTNQQES, from the exons ATGGATCTTGATCAATCTACTACTGTGGAGTCAACACAGAGCGGCAGTTCTTCTTCGGGTTATTGTCGAACTAACTCAGAGATTTCAGGCTTTTCTGAGCATTTAACAGATGATTTCAACAGCTGCTCATCAGAAACAAGTTCTCCTGTATCGTGGCCGGTTACCGGAAGATCACCTTTCCGGCCAACGCTTTCGAGATTCGGAGCAATCAGACATGATCACAAGCTGGAAAAGGATGATAAGCTTAATGATCAGAAGCCTACCGATTTGG GCGAAGATATGTCGGGCAGTGGCAAAGGAGTCTCGACTGCTGTTACCGTCTCTAATGCTATAACAAATCTTTATG TTTCGGTGTTCGGGCAGCACCAGCGGTTAGAACCGTTGTATTcggataaaaagagaatgtggaaaAGGGAAATGACTTGCTTGTTATCTGTATGTAATTACATCGTTGAATTCGTCCCAGCATCGCAAAACTTACAAAACAAACCATCTATGGAG ATGATGATTAGCCGGCTGAGATCGGACATAGATATCAACCTTCCTGCGTTAATCAAGCTCGATGCACTTCTCATA GAAATATTGGATAGTTTTCAAGAAACAGAATTCTGGTATGATGAACAAGGAAGCATGTCGAGAAACTCGCTAAGCGGGTCATTCCGGGGAGCTCCTCAGCCTCAGAGAAAAGAAGACAAATGGTGGCTGCCGCTTCCCTGTGTGCCAGCTGGCGGCCTCTCGGAGACCACCAAGAAACATTTGAGACAAAAACGTGACTCGGCAAATCAAATACACAAAGCAGCAATGGCTATCAACAGCAGCATTCTATCCGACATGACAATCCCACATTCTTACATTTCTTCTCTTCCTAAG AGTGGAAGAACAAGTGTAGGCGATACAATATaccgttccatgatttctacaaGCAGGTTCTCCGCCGAGTACCTTCTTGATTGTCTCGACATAAGCTCAGAACACGAAGCACTTGAGTTAGCGGATCGGATTGAGGCCTCGATGTACACATGGAGACAAAAAGCATGCTCAAATTATCCGAAATCGTCATGGGAAATTGTTAAAGAGAAAATGGAGGGTGACAAGAATGTGGTACTAGCCGAAAGAGCGGAAATTTTGTTGTTTAGCTTAAAACAACGGTTCCCCGAACTTGCACAAACAACACTAGACACAAGCAAGATTCAATACAAtaag GATGTGGGACAAGCTATATTGGAAAGCTACTCAAGGGTTTTAGAAGGATTGGCATATAATATTGTTGGTTGGATTGAAGATGTATTGTTTGTAGAAAAATCCATGACAAACCAACAAGAATCTTAG